A window of the Cytophagaceae bacterium genome harbors these coding sequences:
- the ruvC gene encoding crossover junction endodeoxyribonuclease RuvC, whose amino-acid sequence MEAKISEKIILGVDPGTRVLGYGLIGVDGSKIRIIQYGVIRLEKYNTHELKLKKIFERITQLIIDYQPGEMAIEAPFYGENVQSMLKLGRAQGVAMAAALARDLNIVEYLPKKVKQSVTGNGNATKDQVAYMLEKLFNQTLEKKFLDATDGLAVAVCHFMHGKTKALNDNTSKKSGWSAFLSENPDRLK is encoded by the coding sequence TTGGAAGCAAAAATAAGCGAAAAAATCATTTTAGGTGTCGATCCGGGTACGCGAGTGTTGGGTTATGGGCTAATTGGCGTCGATGGTTCGAAAATTAGAATTATTCAATATGGAGTAATTCGATTGGAAAAATACAATACCCATGAATTGAAATTGAAGAAAATTTTTGAGCGAATCACTCAGCTAATTATTGATTATCAACCCGGAGAAATGGCCATAGAAGCCCCTTTTTATGGTGAAAACGTGCAGTCGATGTTAAAATTGGGTAGAGCCCAGGGAGTAGCAATGGCCGCTGCCTTGGCGAGAGACCTCAATATAGTAGAATATTTGCCAAAAAAAGTAAAACAAAGTGTCACAGGAAATGGAAACGCGACCAAAGACCAGGTAGCTTATATGCTCGAAAAGCTATTTAACCAGACATTGGAAAAGAAATTTCTGGATGCAACTGATGGACTGGCCGTGGCTGTTTGTCATTTTATGCATGGAAAAACCAAAGCATTAAATGATAACACTTCTAAGAAATCGGGATGGTCGGCTTTTTTATCTGAAAACCCTGACAGGTTGAAATGA
- a CDS encoding four helix bundle protein — protein sequence MFDFEKLSVFEKIRFINKEIFTKILSNKSIDLEIRDQIKRASLSSLLNLAEGSGRESKADKKHFYVMSKTSLLEVSALLIVIEDVYFNDFNYLKDLTLECIKMMSGLIKSVN from the coding sequence GTGTTTGATTTTGAAAAACTGAGTGTATTTGAAAAGATACGATTTATCAATAAAGAAATTTTCACAAAAATTCTTTCTAATAAATCAATTGACTTAGAAATAAGAGATCAAATCAAAAGAGCAAGTTTAAGTTCTTTGTTAAATTTAGCAGAAGGCTCAGGACGAGAGAGCAAAGCAGACAAGAAACATTTTTATGTTATGTCAAAGACTTCCCTTTTAGAAGTTTCAGCTTTACTTATTGTTATTGAAGATGTTTATTTTAATGATTTTAATTATCTAAAAGATTTAACATTGGAATGTATTAAAATGATGTCTGGATTAATAAAGTCTGTTAATTAA
- a CDS encoding acetoacetate--CoA ligase, producing the protein MSKIIWAPSEKHIQDSNLYHFLKFAEKATGKTFSDYNALYNWSLVCLDDFWVVLADFFEIKFSGKYEKVVSDESEMYQKKWFSGAYLSYSKLIFRNNNAKQPAIIYKCENQEVKSIAWHELETSVANLAYWLKSTGFQKGDTAVAYSSNNVETIIAFLAVNSLGGIWSSCSPDFGSESVIERFGQIKPRVFFANSSYQYNGKSFDILQKVEEIQNGIGSDLNTILFESKQWSNIISQEAKHLLEFTEVEFNDPIWVLYSSGTTGKPKAIVHRTGGMVLEHLKALALHQNVKKGERYCWYSTTGWMMWNYALSSLLTGATLCLYDGSVAYPDLNVIWDFVDDQKINHLGAGAAFFQTCLKSDINISGKDKLLKTIGSTGSPLSEEAFNWLSDKITGVPVISLSGGTDVCSAFIGGNPMLPVISGEIQCRMLGAAIEAWDENGESVNGDLGELVIAKPMPSMPVFFWNDNNNEKYKSSYFEKYPGVWCHGDWIKITENRGIIVFGRSDATLNRGGVRIGTAEIYSAVETLEFIKDSLIVCIEKENGDFYMPLFVKTDKEISDVDKKAINTNLRGLYSPRHVPDEIIITPDIPYTISGKKMEMAVKKILMGASPEKAATRDAMKNPESLDWYVDLYINYVK; encoded by the coding sequence ATGTCAAAAATTATCTGGGCACCCTCCGAAAAACATATTCAGGATAGCAATCTTTATCACTTTTTAAAATTTGCCGAAAAAGCGACAGGTAAGACTTTTTCTGATTACAATGCTCTTTATAATTGGTCTTTAGTTTGCCTTGATGATTTTTGGGTGGTTTTGGCTGATTTTTTTGAGATAAAATTCTCAGGAAAATATGAAAAAGTAGTTTCTGATGAATCTGAAATGTATCAAAAAAAATGGTTTTCAGGTGCTTATTTGAGTTATTCCAAACTTATTTTTCGAAATAACAACGCTAAGCAACCTGCCATTATTTATAAGTGTGAAAATCAGGAAGTAAAAAGCATAGCCTGGCACGAATTGGAAACTTCAGTGGCCAATCTTGCCTATTGGTTAAAATCTACCGGCTTTCAAAAAGGAGATACTGCGGTTGCTTATTCATCCAATAACGTGGAGACTATCATCGCATTTCTTGCAGTAAACAGCTTGGGAGGAATATGGTCCTCTTGTTCTCCTGATTTCGGCTCCGAGAGTGTAATTGAGCGTTTTGGACAAATAAAACCGAGAGTATTTTTTGCCAATTCTAGTTATCAATACAACGGGAAGTCCTTTGATATTTTGCAAAAAGTCGAAGAAATTCAAAACGGTATTGGCTCAGATCTCAACACAATTTTATTTGAAAGTAAACAATGGAGTAATATTATTTCTCAAGAAGCCAAGCACTTATTGGAGTTTACAGAGGTAGAATTCAATGATCCGATTTGGGTTTTGTACAGTTCGGGTACGACCGGAAAGCCAAAAGCCATTGTTCACCGAACAGGTGGGATGGTTTTGGAGCATCTAAAAGCACTGGCTCTGCATCAAAATGTGAAAAAAGGCGAGCGATATTGCTGGTATTCCACCACAGGTTGGATGATGTGGAATTACGCTCTTTCTTCTTTACTTACTGGAGCTACTTTGTGTTTATATGATGGCTCAGTGGCTTATCCAGACTTAAATGTCATTTGGGATTTTGTGGATGATCAAAAAATCAATCATTTAGGAGCTGGGGCAGCATTTTTTCAAACATGCTTAAAGTCCGATATTAATATTTCGGGGAAAGACAAACTTCTGAAAACAATAGGCTCGACTGGCTCACCCCTTTCTGAAGAGGCATTTAACTGGCTTTCTGATAAAATTACAGGAGTTCCGGTAATATCACTCAGTGGTGGGACAGACGTTTGTTCGGCATTTATTGGAGGGAATCCAATGCTACCAGTCATTTCTGGCGAAATACAATGCAGAATGCTCGGAGCAGCCATCGAAGCCTGGGATGAAAACGGCGAATCAGTCAATGGAGATTTGGGAGAGTTAGTGATTGCAAAACCAATGCCTTCTATGCCGGTATTTTTTTGGAATGATAATAATAATGAAAAATATAAGTCTAGTTATTTTGAAAAATATCCGGGAGTTTGGTGCCATGGTGATTGGATAAAAATTACGGAAAATCGCGGGATTATTGTTTTCGGAAGGTCTGACGCCACCTTGAATAGGGGAGGGGTAAGAATTGGAACAGCAGAAATTTACAGTGCAGTAGAGACTTTAGAATTTATTAAAGATAGTTTGATTGTCTGTATTGAGAAGGAAAACGGAGATTTCTATATGCCTTTATTTGTAAAAACAGACAAAGAAATTAGCGATGTAGATAAAAAAGCCATTAATACCAATCTCAGAGGATTATATAGCCCCAGACATGTCCCAGATGAGATAATTATAACTCCAGATATTCCTTACACCATCAGTGGAAAGAAAATGGAAATGGCTGTTAAGAAAATTTTGATGGGAGCCTCCCCCGAAAAGGCCGCTACCCGCGATGCCATGAAGAATCCTGAATCATTGGATTGGTATGTGGATTTATACATTAATTATGTAAAATAA
- a CDS encoding DUF1446 domain-containing protein: MKEKIRIGCGAGFSGDRIEPAVILAEKGELDYLVLECLAERTIALAQKRKMANPDKGYDPFLERRIEVLLPHLVKNKVRLITNMGAANPVMAAKKVKALAEKNGFDIKVAAVFGDDVLTYQNLPIEAFEIFNGENQAFELIKEKNNDTLISANAYIGVEGIVEALESDAQIIITGRVADPSLFLAPMIYEFGWSKEDYELLGKGTVIGHLMECAGHITGGYFADPVKKPVQDMDKLGHPFADVFSDGSGIISKVEGTGGIINLMTAKEQLLYEVVNPYEYYTPDVVADFTTVKLEEIAENQVKVTGGGGKTKPENYKVSVGYKAFFLGEGEISYAGPSAFERAKLASETIEKRIATQFDDFRIDYVGFNSVFGDKDNPVIPNEVRLRIAGKAKDFDTASLIGEEVEALYTNGPAGGGGVRKYTNEVIGIMSVLVKRNFIFPMVKIF; encoded by the coding sequence ATGAAAGAAAAAATCAGAATAGGCTGTGGAGCAGGTTTTTCCGGTGATAGAATTGAGCCGGCAGTGATTTTGGCTGAGAAGGGCGAACTAGATTATTTAGTTTTGGAATGTTTGGCTGAAAGAACCATCGCATTGGCACAAAAGCGAAAAATGGCCAATCCGGACAAAGGTTATGATCCGTTTTTGGAAAGAAGAATTGAGGTTTTATTGCCGCATTTGGTGAAAAATAAAGTAAGATTAATCACCAATATGGGGGCTGCAAATCCAGTTATGGCTGCAAAGAAAGTAAAGGCCTTGGCCGAAAAAAATGGATTTGATATTAAAGTTGCTGCAGTTTTCGGAGATGATGTTTTGACTTATCAAAATCTTCCTATTGAAGCCTTTGAGATTTTTAATGGAGAAAATCAAGCCTTTGAATTAATAAAAGAAAAAAACAATGATACTTTGATTTCAGCCAATGCATATATCGGGGTAGAAGGAATTGTTGAGGCCTTGGAGTCTGATGCACAGATAATTATAACCGGAAGGGTGGCTGATCCTTCTTTGTTTTTGGCTCCGATGATTTACGAATTTGGATGGTCAAAAGAAGATTATGAATTACTTGGAAAAGGAACTGTAATTGGCCATTTGATGGAATGTGCCGGACATATTACCGGAGGATATTTTGCCGATCCTGTTAAAAAACCAGTTCAGGACATGGACAAATTGGGACATCCTTTTGCGGATGTTTTCTCAGATGGTTCGGGCATTATTTCGAAAGTTGAAGGCACAGGTGGAATTATAAATCTAATGACCGCAAAAGAGCAGTTGCTGTATGAAGTGGTTAATCCGTATGAGTATTATACTCCCGATGTAGTGGCTGATTTTACTACTGTTAAGCTGGAAGAAATAGCTGAAAATCAGGTAAAAGTTACCGGGGGAGGTGGAAAAACGAAGCCGGAAAATTATAAGGTAAGTGTGGGCTACAAAGCTTTCTTTCTTGGAGAAGGTGAAATTTCTTATGCCGGTCCTTCGGCATTTGAACGGGCAAAACTGGCTAGTGAAACAATTGAGAAACGTATAGCCACTCAATTTGATGATTTTAGAATAGACTATGTCGGTTTCAATTCTGTTTTCGGAGATAAAGATAATCCTGTTATTCCAAATGAAGTAAGATTAAGAATTGCCGGTAAAGCCAAAGATTTTGACACTGCTTCTTTGATTGGTGAGGAAGTGGAGGCACTTTATACCAATGGTCCGGCAGGTGGAGGTGGTGTGAGGAAATACACCAATGAAGTTATCGGTATCATGTCGGTTTTAGTAAAGAGAAATTTTATTTTTCCAATGGTGAAAATATTTTAG
- a CDS encoding citrate transporter — MLALLGFGTILVFLVLIMTKKMSVMTALVLTPILFGFLAGFSPKELGDFAIAGIKQVAPTGILLMFAVLYFATMLDAGLFDPVIAFIIKSVKGDPLKVVIGTAILTMVVHLDGDGTATFMIVISAFLPIYKRLKINRLVLSSIVALSVGPMHLVPWSGTSARAISVMKSDAMHIFNPNIPSIIAGVAWVLFVAYYLGKKERNRLGVIDLDYNHSKNLSQEQQGLKRPKLIVFNALLTIFLIISLTMGWVPAPVIFVVFSMLALLINYPKLSDQTKVLKGHGTNIFMVSSMIFAAGIFSGILTGSKMIEAMAGSLVSLIPQQHANWLPVLTAITSLPASILFTPDAYYFGVVPILGQTASQFGIDQLEIGRAALLGQMTVGFPISPLTASTFLLIGLSEVDLGEHQRHTFWWAWGTTIVMTIMAIISGSIHI; from the coding sequence ATGCTGGCTTTATTGGGCTTTGGCACCATTCTGGTCTTTTTGGTGCTGATTATGACCAAAAAAATGTCTGTCATGACGGCATTAGTTCTCACGCCCATTCTTTTTGGGTTTTTGGCTGGTTTTTCACCGAAAGAATTAGGCGATTTTGCCATAGCCGGAATCAAACAGGTAGCTCCCACGGGCATTTTGTTGATGTTTGCTGTTTTGTATTTTGCTACCATGTTAGATGCCGGGCTTTTTGATCCTGTCATTGCATTTATCATAAAGTCTGTAAAAGGTGATCCATTGAAAGTGGTTATTGGAACCGCCATATTAACCATGGTTGTCCATCTTGACGGTGACGGTACTGCCACCTTTATGATTGTCATTTCCGCATTTTTGCCTATATATAAAAGACTGAAAATCAATCGTCTTGTACTTTCAAGTATTGTCGCTTTAAGTGTAGGGCCTATGCACCTGGTGCCATGGTCAGGTACCTCAGCAAGAGCCATTTCCGTGATGAAATCAGATGCTATGCATATTTTCAATCCAAATATTCCTTCGATAATTGCAGGTGTTGCCTGGGTTTTGTTTGTGGCTTATTATTTGGGAAAAAAAGAAAGAAACAGACTTGGCGTGATTGATTTGGATTATAATCATTCCAAAAACCTTAGTCAGGAACAGCAAGGATTGAAAAGACCTAAATTGATTGTATTCAATGCCCTTTTAACCATTTTTTTGATAATTTCACTCACCATGGGGTGGGTTCCTGCACCTGTAATATTTGTGGTTTTCAGTATGTTGGCCTTGTTAATCAATTATCCGAAACTTTCTGACCAAACAAAAGTACTAAAAGGACATGGAACCAATATTTTCATGGTTTCGAGTATGATTTTCGCTGCCGGTATTTTTTCCGGAATCTTAACCGGTTCAAAAATGATTGAAGCCATGGCTGGTTCGTTGGTAAGTTTGATTCCTCAACAACATGCCAACTGGCTGCCAGTACTTACTGCCATTACGAGTTTACCTGCCAGCATACTTTTTACACCTGATGCCTATTATTTTGGGGTAGTTCCCATTTTGGGTCAAACAGCTAGTCAGTTTGGAATTGACCAGCTCGAAATAGGTAGGGCTGCACTTTTGGGCCAGATGACTGTAGGATTCCCAATCAGCCCGCTCACAGCATCTACGTTTTTATTGATTGGCTTGTCAGAAGTAGATTTGGGTGAGCATCAAAGGCATACGTTTTGGTGGGCTTGGGGAACCACAATAGTAATGACAATTATGGCAATTATTTCGGGTTCAATACATATTTGA